AACGATTAACGGACAACCCAGCATTTCAGAGCAAGATACTCAAGGTTATACGACGTATCAGCTCAGCTTTTCCGTAATTGTTAATACTTTTGCAGACGCTAGTTAGCGTCTTTTTTATATACAGGAAGGAAGTAGTTATTAAATGGCAAAATTTAAAATGAACTATAAAAACATCTTTGAGATTGATACTGCTGGTAGTCAGGATCCCAAGGATGTAACAAAAGCAACGTTTGCACCCTTGGCAGCGGGAATTTCGGGTGTTACGCCAGCAGCAAATGAAACGGATGACAACACTGCCTATTATGACGGTTCTGGTTTCACCGATACTGATGTAACTGGGAAGCGGATCACATTAGCGTTCAGTGGTCATCGAGTTGTTGGAGATAAGGCGCAAGACTACATTGCAAGCAAGTTCCTTGCTATTGGACCTAATCTAAAGACTCTTGCTCGTTGGACCGATGCTG
This region of Lactobacillus sp. CBA3605 genomic DNA includes:
- a CDS encoding phage tail tube protein, with protein sequence MAKFKMNYKNIFEIDTAGSQDPKDVTKATFAPLAAGISGVTPAANETDDNTAYYDGSGFTDTDVTGKRITLAFSGHRVVGDKAQDYIASKFLAIGPNLKTLARWTDADGNKIISLVTMTAIVPMGGNANAKQTFSFTLSFNGKPIMTDNAGKTVEFDEDETTSADGAITQG